tgatcccaaacacacatcaaaaatgaaCTTGTTAAATCAGGCCAGAATTAAGGTCCCGAACTTTCATCTCCAAAACCTAAACCTACAAAACACCTGTATACAGTGATGAAGAAACTATTCtttgtcagaaagccaacacaTTTACTGTGCctattctgtcaagaggagtaGTTAAAGATACAACTAGAAGCTTGCAGATGCCTATCAAAAACACCTAGTTGAAGTCAAAATGGCAAatggacatttaaccaaatataagCATTTCTGTATAGATACTTTTCACTGGAAACTCAACACTGCCGTGATATACatgatctttacaagtgtatgtaaacttttgctcACAAATGTATGTTTTCCACATGAGTAACTGGTTACTGGGAGGATTTTATGTGTCATAGCTCCACCATGTGGTACAATAAACACATTACAAGCAGCAGACTGCCATTTGCTAGTTCTAGTGTATCATAACTGTCACAATATAGAAATATGAGTAATATAGAAATATTAAGacaaattttcacaaaattgCAGTCAGTCTGAGAGAATAATTCTGAGTATCCTGAAAGTAGTTTCTCCAACTCTCGTAAAGAATGCAGATCATTGAACTTTCAGCACTGAGCAGAATTAATTTCAAAAGGTTTATTAAGAAtactgacaaaaaatgcaaacttaAGTTTGTACAGAGCAAATTAAACACAGGACATGACACACTTGCAACACAAAAGTGGGCTATACATTTCAAGAATAGTAGATTTAAAAAAGCACCATTTTCAAAATTAgattacaaaatgcaaaacatttttattcgATATATCAAGTACAATGATAATTCAGAAAAACTTCAGTTTATTAGCACTTGTTATTTTTCTGAGgattttttcatttccttcaagacaaacacagacattttAAGTAAGGCACATTGTTCAAAGCATTCGacaccctttaaaaaaaagaagacagaacagtaaaaaaaaagaaaagcttgaTAGTCTGGCAGTTGAAGCGACATCTCTTTGGCACAGCTGCATGATTTGTGAGAGACACAAACTCTATAACGTAAATGACAATGTTAACTTGACAACACTATGTACACAATGCATgtaaaaatgttataaatatgTCTAAAATCCACAGACACTATGTACATCTTTGTACTGAAGCAAGGCAGGATTACTCGTCTTATCACACAAGAAGGATTTGTGGAAGTCGGATGCCAGCGTGCAGCAAAAGTCGATATGTCACCAACACATTTCTAAACACAGTTTTGACGACACTGTCACCACAGGAAACAGGCGTGGTGAAAATAAGCCGTTGTTCATTTACAAAACCAACAGGTGTGACATTTTCAGCCTGTGATTGGAAAATAATGGACactgaaatacagcaaaaagAGATCTCTTGCAGTGATAAATGTCGCAATTTGGTGTTTACAATTGTTAGTGACACATGCacttttgttgtattgttgGGATGTCAGTCTATGGTCTGTGGGCAGTAGGCACAGTGCGATGTTGTGGTAAGGGGTCTCCAAACTATCcccttctcttttctcctctgctCCCTCTCTCATTCTTTCTTCCTCAGCACGATATAAATGAGGCCACTGATGAGACAAAGAGGGAAAGCCACCCAGGCCAGCACGTAGGCGTAGCCGAACTGTGTGATGGATGCGTCGTCCGGACTCATCACGGTGTAGATGATCGCCGCGCACATCACGAACACACCTAGAAAACACACGAAGACACGTGAGGAGTGAGAATGTGAAGGAATCTGGCTTGTGGATGATCTCACGGCTCCACCCGCTTTCTACTCGGGGTGTGACCCATCAAGAGAGTGATGAAGTCATACTCACTGGCCAAGATCTGGAAGATTGCGGTGAAGAAGAAGCGTCCACCCTTGACCAGTTTGAACAACTGGTAGAGAAATGCAATGAgggagaagaagcagaagagcaAGGACAGGATCATGAGGGCTTGCACTGCCTGGATCCAGTCTACAAAGACAGATGGAGAGCATGAATTTAAACTCATTCATTATGTTGCCATGCCAGAGaacatcagtttgtttttctggaaTGCAGACAAACCTTCACTGCTGGCTGGCTTGCAGTGGTACCCTCCATTATTTATCATGCAATTGTACCACAGATCTGTGCTCCTTTGCCCACCTACAGACCAGGCCTggtaaacacaacaacaagaaccatttaaacacatttcagcaTCCACAGTACAACGCATGGTTTTAATGGCGCAATCCAACGGCAACAGTTCAAATCGTTCACTTAAGCACCTGGAATCAGTACCAGCTTTTTTACATCAAGTATTTTTCTCAAAGTTAAATATGGACTGAAAGAAGAATGTCACAACTTACACTGACTGCTGTTGACACAATGAGAAGGATGAGAATGATTAAGTGCAAGATAAGCACTCCAAGCAGGATGAGCAGCATTTTTTCAAGTAGATCTAGAGGGAcacaaggaaaacaaaacaaaaagaattcaGATAAATTTACCATCAAACCGAATTCTCTCCAAGTGTGCAGCTCATCTCGACACCAGATGGCGCTATTTCCTCACTTCTGCACCAACCGCAATGTTTACTTCAATGTGAGAGTGTCGCCTTACAttcaaacatgaaaagaaagaaggaaggaactCTTAATTTCTTCCCGATGGAGCTCAGAATGATCAAAGTTTAAAGTCAGGTTGTACTAATGAACCTGAAATACGCTTTTAAGCTGATTATGTGTTGATCTGTTTAAATGTCCAAatggtttaaatattttaaatagtaCTCTAGTTTTGGAATGTGCATAgtaagtttgaaaaaaaatgtacagaaaagcTGAGTAAGAGTGAATAATTCGCCCTAATTAAAGCATGATGCTGGAAAACAAACTCAACCCATCTGCGTAAAAAAACATTCCAGCAAAGTGCCGCCATGCGTGCGCCCCAGCCTTAACTTGAGTTGTAGTCTCAACTGCGAGTATCTAAAGCTAAAATCGGTGACAGATGagcaaaacagattttaaaagtcGCAGATTCTAACACAGAGGCGCattttttttgcgtcaaaaaAGTTAATCCAAAGTCGATTTTAAGTCCAAAGACGGGGAAGTCCTGCTGTAtgagtgaggaaaaaaaacgccaaggaaaaaaaattagttCACCACAAGACTGAAACAAAGCGggttaaaaaagaagaagattaaataCATTAATCCAACttacaaaaaaaggcaaagggAAAAGGTTTGTGTCCGTGGAAAGGGTGTGCTGAAGTGGAGAGTTGGGGAAAAGTATCACCGCGCGTCTCTCAGCTCCTTCTTCTGTAGCTACTATTCCAGATGTGGCTCACACACCCCAGTCAGTCCCTTTCTCCGCCTGAGAACACCGCCCTGCAGGCCCTGCACGTCACCAGAGgcctgtttctttctcttttttccccccctctctCACCCCCTCTTTCTTCCCGTGGTAGCCTATCATCTGGATTGTTCTGAAGTCCACAGGATTGCATGGAGTCTCCTGTGGCGTTACTGTCCAGAGCCTTAGCAACTCTCTGTATTTAGCCCTAGAAACAAACATAATTTTACAGCTACTAAAGCAATGatgacacaaacaataaaaattaaatcaggGCATGTTGCCTCTATCCTTCATTTTTACACCTGATATCTTTTTAAAGCTCCTATAAAAGTCCCTAAGTGATCACTATTGACATCCCAACTCTTATTGTGTGTTCTTTAAAGGCCACACCTGAAATAGTTTGAGCTGTGGCTTTTGGGAACCTCAGGATGACTCTTTACCTTGTTCCACTAATTAAAAGTAGCTAGACAGCTCTACTGACCTCAGAAGTGCACACTGAGCTTGATAAAACACATATGTCCAGCAGTCCGgttagtgtgtgtttacatgtaaaGGCATCGGCCCTGTGGAGGCCCCGCGGTATGCCCAGAATGTGCGTGTGCGTAAAGCAGGCCCCCTGTTTACTCCTGGGTCTGTGGGGAGAAGGAAGTGCCAAAGGGAGTTAACATAGTGCAATGTTTCAGTCATGCTAAATTGATGGAACGGCTTGgttctccacacacacacaaagagtcCAGAATGAGTGACAAAGATTGCCCAGCCGCAGccctctgcagctctgcagcccTCATTACACTGTGGTCTCCGGGCCATTTCCTCACAAGTGACAAAAGTTGTAAACCAAACCAGAACACAAATGGCAACAGCGACAAAAGAAGTCTAAACGCGATTGCTGTGATCATCTGCTGCAGTGAGAGAACACAGCTCCTGCCTCTCTCTCGCTCCTCGCCtttgctttgcacttttttttttggcccgTCAGGTGGATTCCTGTGGTCTGTGTTTGTAAGCACGCAAAGGGGATGAACTGTGGACTGCTGCCCAGGCTCACTGTGGGATGCTGGGTGAGGCGGTGCTGCGTGTGCCCCAGCAGAGCAGGAGAGACAGCTCTTTGAGCATCAGCCGACCACTCAGCTGGACACGCTGCTGTTTATGAAGATGTAATTGGTGCAGCGGTCAAAGGGCCAGGCggtgccagcagcagcagcagggtgaGGAGACAAACCTCAACAAAGTCCAGCTGGAGCAGGAGTGATTGTAGACTATAAATGTCACAGAGGTCTAACATTTGTCTGTGGTCAGACAGAATTCACACACAATCCTGCACTGTTACTCACACAGTGCACGTGTACGGAGTGGAGTAGTAACAGGACGCATCTACGTCCTACTGAAAATCATTCAAGGAATTTAAATTCTACAGTTACAGTGTtggtgctgttgttgttgttaattcTCATAATGCAGCATCTGTAATACATTCCCTAGCAAATGAAGCTTCATTGCAGTGAGTGCCCCACCCTttctttattactttatttgatTTAATCATTTGTGAGACTGCAATAAGTGCATCATTATGCAGTGGTTGGTTGTTTATAATATCTGTTTAGAAAAGCATGCACATATTGCTTTTCTAATGAATCTCAATTGATGGAAGTTTTgtgataaatattttattatgaaaGACACCCcttgacaataaattaaaaaaactccATTATTGTGAAAACACTCAAAAGGATATTGCCAGTCTCTTTGACTGATTACTTTGTTCTCTCAGTGATAGCTCAACTGCAACACTGATGAGTTATGATCTTTGTTACATGGCTGAAAGCACACTGAAAGCCATCCAAAAACTGCCCCCCCcgcaaaaaaaccccattaaATAAAAGCGCATAGCTCTCCTTTTCAAAGTGAAAGATTACAAAGCAGCAAGGCAGCAACAGCTCGACACCACAGTCGATGCCATTGTGGCGAGGCTGCAGCTGAAATTTTAAACTGACAGATCTCTTATTATGAAAGGAttcaccaggccccaggtgagctaTTTTAAAAggttagtttttttaaatgctgaattATTAAGTTTGTGAAAATTAACTGGACAGCTTtagctttattttattattttgtttttattattttttattatgaaCCTCACTTacttgtgaaaaacaaaacatcgtATTATTGTGGTTAAGGACCTCTTTGAAAACAAGATAGCATATCTCAAGTGGTCATTCCCTAACAAagaatttcaataaaaagagCTACAGTGCTGTTTAAGCATCACCTCGATCAAAACAGCTGACATCAAACCAAACCACAGAAGTGTCATACTGTTATTTAATGAAAATACAAACTgcaatgttatgaaaaaaatcagttttatcaGGAATGAATGTAGCCCCAAGAGATCAACTCTACACTATTCTTGCAGTTACACCGATTTGTGCTGTTATTGGCTTCATTTGAACAGCGGTTCAAtttctttaaagatttaaatctgtaaataacCAATGCTTATGATTTGGTTTTAAGTGTAAACTGCCAGGAGTCTAGGTAAGTGCTAACTTTCACTTTCCTTTTTACCTCAGTGCAAGTTGTGTCAAGTTTGTAAAAGGCTCGCATAAAAAGTCAAGCTTAGACTTGGGACAAGGAGCATTACTGGAACAGTCTGTTGCTTTGTGACGGAATGAGTCAGTCTCAGTTCAAGTCCAACCCTGGTACACAGCGCTGGGCTCCACCTGCAGGAGTGGCCAAATGACTCTTTTGGAAGAGCAACTTGGGAGTGAGGGAAGAGTGAGACAATTAGGGATTAGGTTTTGGTTTTGGATGTGACCCCAGCTTGGCTGCCTGGAGGATGTCTTAGCGGGACAGCTTGACAGGAAATTTCACTTGTGGGAATATGAAGGAATGAAGAAACGCCCCTTCACCTATGGAAGGTCTATACCAAAACAGGAGGAAACGCTGAAACTCTGACATCAGTCCAGTCAGATGTTATCAGGAGGagcaatgaataaaataaaaaaatacaaaatgaacatctttAGGTCACCACAACTACAAAAGGATAGATGCTCAATGCACACAACTCCTCACAGAACTTCATTCTTTTGTTAATGTTTTGGTTAAATTGGACTGTTAATGACCGGGCCTGGTTTGATTAGGATTAAGTGTCAGATGCATCATTCGGTGTACTGTGAAACCACAGACAGTAACATTCTTCTTGCAGATGCATTCTCTGCTTTCCAGGATGTATATGATGCTGTCCTTGTGCTTCGTGATCCTCAGGGCTGAGCTGACCTCACTGTGCTGTgcttagtgtttgtgtttcaccACTTAGTGACTATCAGGTAACATCCCAGACCCCatgcaggaggagctggagagaagCCTTCTAGACCCAGACCTGTGTTAAAGGATTGCACACTTTGCAAGGCTATGTTAAATCGTTGACACACACTGATGCTGACAGTGGCATACATGTTGACACGGACCATAAGTATGCACAGAGAGATTCTTTGACAGGCTTCACGTGTGTCAAATATGACCAGACCCCTAATATGCAGTGTCTTTATCTTATATTGGACTGGTTGTGCAACCAAAAGTCTCCCTGGTGTGCATGAAATATGCAGGTCTGTGTAAAGGTATGAAGCAGGATCACATTAGATCATTCGTGCAATACATGCCCCGTCTCACCTCTTCCATTTTAAACACCAAAATGAACCATGACCAAGCTGAAGATCTCCACTGGCTGTGAGTTAAATCAGATAAAGTGGGCCAAGATGTTTGAGAGGGGTGAgggctttgtttttcttccctttaGAAATGGGCCTGTCCCTCCCTGTGAAGAAACAACAACCAAATAAATCAGAGACATACGGCATGACGAACTCCAGATTGTGGCACCCTAGTGATCCTAAACATGTGCTAATCATTAGTCCCTGGCTTCCTGTTGGAGTCGATGTCATCAGCACACATATCCCAACAGGCAAGACTAGCATACAAACTGTTGCTTGGAATCAGAGTGATACTGGCCTCAGGGGTTTGGAATGAAGCAAtaaaaaactatgaaagaattcAATACGAACTGCCTTCCTCTCATTTTGACTCAGTTCTCACAGTTCTGTTATCTACAGATAAATATCTAAGCTGCAACCGCCACACATGTTAGTTTATTGTCATCACAATCAAATGTGTCTGAATAGCAATCATGGTCATATAATTAATTTGCTTAGAAATGTGCTGCTAAAATCCCCTATAACTCCCCGAGAAGAAAATAATCCCCGTCTACTTGTTATCAGTAGTTTTCTCATTCCTGTTGCTGTGCTATCTTTTCCTAGCAGTGTATCTGTGCTGCTTTGACAGCTAACATTGCACCACTTCCTTTACCGGTTGCCAATTCAGACTTTATGCAAAGAAAGGTGTGTGCCAGCAAAAATGTTCTTGCCGAAAATGTTGCCAGCCCTTTGTAGCTTTTGTAAATCAGGTCCACCTGCAAGGAGCTGACTATTGGCGCTGTATCTGAGGCATGtatttgttgtgcttttgtAGACCTGACATGCAGAGCAGCTTTAGAGGTCAAATGTAATGATAACTCAATGTAAACACCTACTGAGCTCATGTATTTTCTGATGTAAGATTTGTTTACATGGTTAGTGGTGATGAGCACATCTCTAATATCCTCAGCTTCAAGAGGTTTTTACACATGGCTACACTTGGCACTGGCTTTTATTAATTCTTTGTGCAAAACAGCTGAGCTGATTACAAGCCTCAGGGCAGCTAGTAAAGGGCTGTTGTCTTGTGTGAAAGAATGAAAGGAAAGTGACAAGTACAATCATCCTTCGGTATGCTGTTAAACAAGCTTTTGCCTAATCTCTATCTAGATCAGACTCGCTGCTCATCACTGAGTCATCTGGCTCTTGATACTTGAAACCAAATCTTATAATGGAATTAATAATACTCACTGTGTTTTGGTTTCTTCCCAGAATTTGGAAAGGAATATGTTTAATCAAATGTTGGGAAATGTGGTGATACATATGCATATGTATTGGGTAGCCTGGTGACTGTACAGTGGCCTGGCCAAAGGAAACTGTGGCCTTGCTGCAAAGCCTGGCTTGgagttactgtgtgtgtgtgtatgtgtgtgttcatccATCGGCATCAGTCTGGACTGCAGCCCAGAGCAGCCACTCACAGAGATCTGCGCCAAACCCACTGACAGCTCCTCTCAGTGGTGGAGtgaaggaggagatgaggaTGGACTGATAAACTCTGGCAGACACAGTGATGCACCAGTATGACACACAATCAGGATGCACACACTGGAAAACATCCACAATTTCACAgccaaatgattattttcatgctTAGAACCCTTCTTTGACCCCAACGTTAAGACTAATAAATTACCctgaatttaaataatttgtgagaagttcattttaacatttctactagtcatgtaaatgttaaaactCTATGAACAACCAAATCATACTGTCGGCAAACTGGTCTGTCATTTTGctcatatatacactaccgttcaaaagtttggggtaacTTAGAAATAtccctttaaaaacaacaacaaaaaaaaaaaacgttttttttttttcaataaagataacattaatcagaaatgcaatctagacattgttaatgtggtaaatgactactctagttggaaatggctgatttgtaatggaatatctacataggggtacagaagcCCAGTTccaggaaaacatgaaattgtctgggtgattccaaacttttgaagggtagaGTAAGTTTGTAGAAACATCCAAGTCTCCCAAATGATGAATTCTCATGACTTTGGAAACTCCTAGACTTTTCCTCTAGTGTCGCcatgttttaaatgaattatCTCACCAACTACTTGAGCATTACCATATAACTTATTAGCCATATCTGTGTTCCACTTAGGATCATTTTTCCAAACAGTGGTCAAGTCGAGATGAAATTTGTTAAATACtttacaaaaataatgacatttatgcTAATTGAGCACCCTAATGTGCCAATTAAGACCTAAGTAATGCCTTGTAGGCATATAAGAATAGATGTACAGTTGTTGAGGTAGATAGAGCAAACTTGGTGCCAAATAGGACTTAATGCCTGTGACCCCACTGCTATTTGATTGAGTGCTTGCCAGGTACAGTTATCATTTGCTCGATCTTGGTCAAAGTTAATCACTTTTGAAGAGAGCAACTCCATTCACCATGATCAGAGTGAATTGTGTTTTACAGCCCCTTGGTTTCTATAATGAGATGGAGTGTTTTCTGGTCTTGCATCTGTCCAGAGCATTGTTTTCCTGACTATTCTTCATCCATCTAAAAACACCGTTGATAATGTGATGGTAATAGGGTAACGCCTGCCTCCAGATCTGAGTGTGTCAGGTAGGTTTATCTATGATTCTCTGcacaatgtagaaaacatgATAAGACCACAAttaacagaaagacaaatgtGCAGTTAATGTAAGTGCTAATAACTGTCATAACGAAGCACAAACAGAAAAGCCATTTACCCACACTAACTGCAGCTGCATCAAAGGAAAATCTGGAGAGGATGTATCACAGCACTGGCTACGTGGTTTAATCATGTGGTAATATGCGTGAAATATAGAGCAAACAAACCAGCAGTCTCTGCTTATCATAAAAGATGTGTCCAAAATCCCCATTAAGCACAGATCTTGCAGATTATCTCTTTAACAGAACCATAAGACAAAGTAAGAAAGTGCTCTCCtccaaaactgcacatttttcaCACGTATGAAGAAAGGCAGAGAAAGAACAGCTTGATCTACACAGCCTACAGCATTAGCCTTTATTACTCTGGCAGGATTTAAGACATAACAGATCCCACCCACTCCCATCCCAGATGAGCATCTCTCTTGATCCAGAATGACGAGAGACGCTGGGATGTATTGTTATGCTTTACGCGTTCCAGATGAGACCTTGCCTGTGCCCCCGCCCATATGAGTGTTTCAGAACATGTGTTCTAGTAAGTTCCTCTGTGTAATGAATTTCATCCTTTCATGACAAAAGATAGGGTGTGGTCAAGAACAACAAGCAGActtggaaagaggaaaaaactatTTATGTCTATTTCTTCATTAACTTTGTCACGGTcccatttatttgtatttttttatttaagaaaaaatggGAAAAGATGACTCTAAATATGGACTTAACCACTTTTCAAGACCAGCCACTGAGGTTTAGATCATGCAGccggaaaaaaatacaaaaaattacattaaatccCATCCTTGGCCATATGGTGCAGGCAAGCAGTGAACTCAGAGAAGAAAATATTGCATAGCAGCTTGGATTGAACTCCCTACTTTTTCAGGGCTGTGGGGGATGGGATGGAAAGACTTAATTGAAAACAGgggttgtttttatatttttccattATAAAGTTACCCTTTCAAAACAATTACTTGGGGTCTCATTACACTGAGCCTACAGTGCAGCTTCAGCCTTGTTAAACAAAGCTGGGCTCCTGCAAGACataatgtttgtctttttaataacTAATGTATCATATAGATACCACAAGTACAAACATGTGCTGACCACATACACAACAGCAGAGAGATGCAGGCTCATGGAAAATAGTCACATATTTCAAGTTGCAAACAAACTCCCTCtctttcttgctttttcttACAAACACACATGGAAAACGACACATACAATCACGTTGCAGCTGACAAGCTAAAATGCCACTTTGGGGATACGGGGGTTTTCCAATGAGAATGTTTAATTCTCTGAGGTCACGGTTGGGTTTGTAGATCTCCAGTCTGTAAAAACTACACACATGGTTGTGGGAGGAGGGAGAAGGCCGCGCCAGCCAAGTCCTGAGAATCACCAGACTAACAGCAGTGTATCGTTGCACAATGGATGACTGGAAACTTCATGGAAAACTGGGAGCTCTGTGGTGACGTTAGTTCTTTTTCACCTCTTACAATTGTATCAAAATATTGCGGCGACTAACAATGCATAGCCTAAAGTCTTTCAGTTTCATTACTGAAACCAGTGTTGCCCATTTACAATGGTGTTAGATGATGAGTAAAGGCCTGAAAAATGACCAGTGCCTATTTTCCTAGTAAAACTGCTGGTGACCAGGAAATTCCGAATCCTATCCGCAGTTCTTTCCATTGAGTATCCTTTCcgctgtgtgcatgtgtgtgagagagagtttGGTGTCTGTTTGAGTCACTGTCTGGCTGGCTGTCCTCCTTCTTCAGTGAGAACTGATGGGACAGGCTGCAGACGACAAACAGCTGGAGcaactataacacacacacacacacacacgcgcgcacacacacacacaaagtgcaGGCCACCGTGGTCACACCCAAGGCATCCCAAGCATGCAGGGCCAGGCAGTCACACAGTGGTCTCTAAATATGCCTACGGCTCTGAGGGTGAGTCACTCTCTCTATGCacgtctgtgtgtgcatgtatgtgaaaAAATAGGGTCAGTGTTTGATAGTGTCCAAATTGGCAGCACTGTGTGGTGCCCTGGAACTCTTTGGATATATCATATGTCACTAAAGATGGCTTCTGCTAACAGTAAGATTAAGAATGGATAGACGGACCTGTAACAGTGGGCCATgtgtctcctctctcctctcagcTATCCTCCCATCCCAGGGGCCATCAGCGCTGTGACCTCACCCTGCCTCCACCCCACTCCTCCTCCAACACTTCCTGGCCAGCCTAAAGCTGCAGCACAGCTGGAGCATGCAGCAGGAgaataggggaaaaaaaacagggattTGGATGATTACTTAACCAGCTGCATCTTCTGAGCTCAGAGCCAGACACGCCTCTACATCCCATGCAAAGCTTTGAgtgtttatgtttaaaataaacagtacaGACAGATTGAAATTTCAAGCCTAAATCCACCCAAATGACAGATGTGAGAATGCTAAGGTTGTTTAGAAGATCAAATAATTACGCAGTGCTGTTTTTGACACTGGTTTTAATCCAGCATTTGAgtgcacatttacatttatagtaTGCCTGCAGGATGGTTGCTCCTTGTACAAGTGTTTACCACTGCTGTTTGGGATTCTTCTGTGACTTCTCTTCAACAGAGCAGAAAATCATATATGGGTGAATTTTATCTGTGCCAAATGTGATACACTTTATTGCAGCTTGCTGAATTTTCTTTTAGAActtggtttaaaaaataaatgccacTCATACCACTGTGCAAATCCTCCCCTTCTTTAGTCAGATGTTTAAACTCATAAAATCCTGTCTTTAATTGATTTATTAAAGCAAAATGTAATTCTGACCTAACTCAATTTTTCAATagccagagaaaataaaataaatacaacacaagTGAACCTAACCAAAGAggagacacacaaatacacacaacacatcTGTTGACGGTATGtcagctctgattggctgtgtAAACTTGGAGGAGGAGAGTTGAAGCCTGGCTGGTAGGACGATGAGGGGAGCCAGCATCAGCCGGACttttccccctctcctctccagcTCAATCCAGAGGGAACCATGGCCAGAGGGAGGGGAGCATAAACTGGATGACAGAGTTGTTAAATGGAGGACCAACACCCAGTACAGTGTGTTTTAAAGTAATCTCTCCACATGGAGCTCTGGGATTCTTCAACctagtgttgttttctgtctgtagtcACACCCTGATTTATGATGCTGTTGAGATTTGAGGAAAGTGAATGAGCCTTTAAGCTGTTGCAGTGTTTCCACTAGTGAAGCGAAGCTTGCGTATAAAGTTGCATTGAAAACAGGAAGGTGATGGACTGTAATGGAAAGTCTGTCCGACTGGATCTGCCAGCACTGATATTAGCAAGTGCTCTATAAAATCACTGAGGTTCACCCATGTGAACAGTGGACACTGTGTTTTATAAATGCACAGGCCTGAACACAGCTTCAACTCAGTTGACCAAGtgatgtaaattaaaaatagtttaaaaatccTCCAGAACAGCTGTGAAGTTCAAAGCATTTTAAGGCAATATAATTATGGATTTGCATATCTAGGTATCCTTTATGGCATTTGCTTATAAGTGACTTTAAAACTCAAAATCTGCTCATCTAGGCTTTAATTTGAAAGTAAAGTGAAGAATGTGAAAAGCTAAAATTAGTTTGTAGAAACACAGAGATGCTCAAAAATGTATTCTATACATCCTAGGCCAAAAATATATTGAGAATAATTTTTAATAGTTCAGAGAGGAACTGTTGAATGAAATAAGGTGTTGTAGAAAAGGAGTCACTTCTTTCCAGGTCCAGCTCAGGCATCAATCTCAGAGAGCGTCCTTCA
This portion of the Amphiprion ocellaris isolate individual 3 ecotype Okinawa chromosome 19, ASM2253959v1, whole genome shotgun sequence genome encodes:
- the LOC111564635 gene encoding peripheral myelin protein 22-like, giving the protein MLLILLGVLILHLIILILLIVSTAVSAWSVGGQRSTDLWYNCMINNGGYHCKPASSEDWIQAVQALMILSLLFCFFSLIAFLYQLFKLVKGGRFFFTAIFQILASVFVMCAAIIYTVMSPDDASITQFGYAYVLAWVAFPLCLISGLIYIVLRKKE